A single region of the Streptomyces sp. NBC_01262 genome encodes:
- a CDS encoding ECF subfamily RNA polymerase sigma factor, BldN family: MYPHNGVDASGLATLRAMVVDHLQRVVPAYAMPALATPLPTGTVHGPVYAMAEAGTAVGGRRATRHNTQVQGANTASRRPAADSDSGRMMELVERAQAGETEAFGRLYDHYSDTVYRYIYYRVNGKATAEDLTSETFLRALRRIGTFTWQGRDFGAWLVTIARNLVADHFKSSRFRLEVVTGEMLDANEVERSPEDSVLESLSNESLLTAVRKLNPQQRECVTLRFLQGLSVAETARIMGKNEGAIKTLQYRAVRTLARLLPEDAR; encoded by the coding sequence GTGTACCCACACAACGGGGTTGACGCCTCTGGCCTGGCTACGCTGCGCGCAATGGTGGTCGACCACCTCCAGCGCGTCGTCCCCGCGTACGCCATGCCCGCCCTCGCCACACCGCTGCCTACCGGTACCGTCCACGGCCCCGTCTACGCCATGGCCGAGGCCGGCACCGCCGTAGGCGGCCGCCGCGCCACCCGCCACAACACGCAGGTCCAAGGCGCCAACACCGCGTCCCGCCGCCCCGCCGCAGACAGCGACAGCGGCCGCATGATGGAGCTGGTCGAACGCGCCCAGGCGGGCGAGACCGAAGCCTTCGGCCGCCTGTACGACCACTACTCCGACACGGTGTACCGCTACATCTACTACCGCGTTAACGGCAAGGCCACCGCCGAGGACCTCACCAGCGAGACCTTCCTGCGCGCCCTGCGCAGGATCGGCACCTTCACCTGGCAGGGCCGCGACTTCGGCGCCTGGCTGGTCACCATCGCCCGCAATCTGGTCGCCGACCACTTCAAGTCGAGCCGCTTCAGACTCGAAGTCGTCACCGGCGAGATGCTCGACGCCAACGAGGTCGAGCGCAGCCCCGAGGACTCCGTCCTGGAGTCGCTCTCCAACGAGTCGCTCCTCACCGCCGTCCGCAAGCTCAACCCCCAGCAGCGGGAGTGCGTCACGCTGCGCTTCCTCCAGGGCCTGTCGGTCGCCGAGACCGCCCGGATCATGGGGAAGAACGAAGGTGCGATCAAAACCCTGCAGTACCGGGCGGTCCGAACTCTTGCCCGGTTGCTGCCAGAAGATGCCCGGTGA
- a CDS encoding DUF5667 domain-containing protein, translating into MIANPTAHRRANAFAEAVEDLNLPQADGEQQQHGAHAADRHADPEQGRLLALANALEDVPRPTLDAAKKIEQRAQLIAAMEAALADGTLSVPEQRTSSSGSGGNSRSGAHRYRPSSRWGRRLAAGGLSVGVLGGALGGVAAASTNALPGDTLYGLKRGMEDMRLNFADDDADRGKVYLDLASTRLQEARRLMERGRSGDLDEESVGEIRKALSGMQQEASEGHRLLSAAYKRDGSLQPIETLSAFSASHRQGWSDLRDRLPSKLTDVGNKVTSVFDAIEQEVGPLQKLLPPANRGSGDGRNGYTGSTRSGTSGQPAPAATDGSAGNSSGTSTASPSASGSSNDGALGGLIDGGSTASPSASSSSTESTQPSVTLPPLLPGLLPGLGLTDDS; encoded by the coding sequence GTGATCGCGAACCCAACGGCGCACCGGCGGGCGAACGCCTTCGCCGAGGCCGTGGAGGATTTGAACCTCCCGCAGGCCGACGGCGAGCAGCAGCAGCACGGTGCTCATGCCGCGGACCGGCATGCCGACCCTGAGCAGGGCCGGCTCCTGGCTCTGGCGAACGCCCTGGAGGATGTGCCGAGGCCGACGCTGGACGCCGCGAAGAAGATCGAGCAGCGAGCGCAACTGATCGCCGCCATGGAGGCCGCGCTGGCCGACGGCACGCTGTCCGTGCCCGAGCAGCGCACCAGCAGCAGTGGCAGTGGCGGCAACAGCCGCAGCGGTGCCCACCGCTACCGGCCCAGCTCCCGATGGGGCCGCCGGCTCGCCGCCGGCGGGCTCTCCGTCGGAGTCCTCGGCGGCGCCCTCGGCGGGGTCGCCGCCGCCAGCACCAACGCCCTGCCGGGCGACACGCTGTACGGGCTCAAGCGCGGCATGGAGGACATGCGGCTCAACTTCGCCGACGACGACGCCGACCGGGGCAAGGTCTACCTGGACCTCGCCTCCACCCGGCTCCAGGAGGCCCGCCGCCTCATGGAACGCGGCCGCAGCGGCGACCTCGACGAGGAGTCGGTCGGCGAGATCCGCAAGGCGCTCTCCGGCATGCAGCAGGAGGCCTCCGAGGGCCACCGGCTGCTCAGCGCGGCGTACAAGCGGGACGGCTCTCTGCAGCCCATCGAGACCCTGTCCGCGTTCTCCGCCTCCCACCGCCAGGGCTGGAGCGACCTGCGCGACCGTCTCCCGTCGAAGCTGACCGACGTGGGCAACAAGGTCACCTCCGTCTTCGACGCCATAGAGCAGGAAGTGGGCCCGCTACAGAAGCTGCTGCCCCCGGCCAACCGCGGGTCCGGCGACGGCCGCAACGGCTACACCGGCAGCACCCGTTCCGGCACCTCCGGCCAGCCGGCCCCCGCCGCCACGGACGGCTCCGCCGGCAACAGCTCCGGCACCAGCACGGCCAGTCCTTCCGCCTCGGGCTCCTCCAACGACGGCGCCCTCGGCGGCCTCATCGACGGCGGCTCCACGGCCTCCCCGAGCGCCAGCTCCTCCTCGACCGAGTCCACCCAGCCCTCGGTCACCCTCCCGCCCCTCCTCCCCGGGCTCCTCCCGGGCCTGGGCCTGACGGACGACAGCTAG
- a CDS encoding lysophospholipid acyltransferase family protein — protein MADAKVIPFDEDTRARRGTPRPRGRGTTVPGPGSRKKGETGPAGPAATPLTAVRHAQDAQDGDAQDGHEASQGGPQEPSPASPESQEAPGAPSAPPSLTGALGGLADRLLGGPWDRKVAHGLAFLRRRVTGDYEVDDFGYDEELTDQVLMSLLRPLYDQYFRVEVKGIENIPAEGGALVVSNHSGTLPMDGLMMQVAVHDHHPAGRHLRLLAADLVFMLPLVNELARKAGHTLACAEDAQLLLERGEVVGVMPEGFKGLGKPFSDRYKLQRFGRGGFVATALKTGVPIVPCSIVGAEEIYPMVGNAKTVARLLGFPYFPLTPTFPWLGPLGMVPLPTKWTIQFGEPIPTDQYTPEAADDPMLVFNLTDQVRETIQHTLYKLLVQRRSVFF, from the coding sequence ATGGCGGACGCCAAGGTCATCCCGTTCGATGAGGACACCCGCGCGCGCAGGGGCACCCCCCGCCCGCGGGGGCGGGGGACGACCGTGCCGGGGCCGGGCAGCCGTAAGAAGGGCGAGACGGGTCCCGCGGGCCCCGCGGCCACGCCGCTCACCGCCGTACGGCATGCGCAGGACGCGCAGGACGGCGATGCGCAGGACGGACACGAGGCATCGCAGGGCGGCCCGCAGGAGCCGTCTCCGGCGTCCCCGGAGTCTCAGGAGGCACCTGGGGCCCCGAGCGCGCCGCCGTCCCTCACAGGCGCCCTCGGCGGCCTTGCCGACCGGCTGCTGGGCGGCCCCTGGGACCGCAAGGTCGCGCACGGCCTCGCCTTCCTGCGGCGCCGCGTCACCGGCGACTACGAGGTCGACGACTTCGGCTACGACGAGGAGCTCACCGACCAGGTCCTGATGTCGCTGCTGCGGCCGCTCTACGACCAGTACTTCCGGGTCGAGGTCAAGGGCATCGAGAACATCCCCGCCGAGGGCGGGGCGCTGGTGGTCTCCAACCACTCCGGCACGCTGCCGATGGACGGCCTGATGATGCAGGTCGCCGTCCACGACCACCACCCGGCCGGGCGCCATCTGCGGCTGCTCGCGGCGGACCTGGTGTTCATGCTGCCGCTCGTCAACGAGCTGGCCAGGAAGGCCGGGCACACGCTCGCCTGCGCGGAGGACGCGCAACTGCTGCTGGAGCGCGGCGAGGTCGTCGGCGTCATGCCGGAGGGCTTCAAGGGGCTCGGCAAGCCGTTCTCGGACCGGTACAAGCTGCAGCGCTTCGGGCGCGGCGGTTTTGTCGCCACGGCGCTGAAGACCGGCGTGCCGATCGTGCCGTGCTCGATCGTCGGTGCGGAGGAGATCTACCCGATGGTCGGCAACGCCAAGACGGTCGCCCGGCTGCTGGGCTTCCCGTACTTCCCGCTGACCCCGACCTTCCCCTGGCTCGGGCCGCTGGGGATGGTGCCTCTGCCGACGAAATGGACGATCCAGTTCGGCGAGCCGATCCCCACGGACCAGTACACGCCGGAGGCGGCGGACGATCCCATGCTCGTCTTCAACCTGACGGACCAGGTGCGCGAGACGATCCAGCACACGCTGTACAAGCTGCTGGTGCAGCGGCGTTCGGTCTTCTTCTAG